TCATCCCGAGTTCCCGTTCAAATTGTTGGAAGACGGACGGATTGATCGTATCAAAGTTCGGTGTTTCCTGTTCCGGTGGTGCCATCAGCTTTTCGTACAGCGGAACAAGCGAATAACGTTCTGATCCGTTGACGTTTTCCATAGCCAATAATCCTTTTTGCAATAAACCGAGAGTCGTCTCGATCGTTTCCGTCTCTGATAGTCCGAGTCGATTGCTTAACTCTTCCGGTGACGGCATCTCCATGCCTTCCGCCCGACAAGCAAACAGTTGACCAATCAACGTGAACTCGACAAAACTGATGCCTAATCGTTTTGCCTCGGTGAACAATCGTTTCGGTAAGACGACGGTCCCTTCTTCAAATAATTGCACTAAATTATGATTCATCGTATTTCCTCGATTCTCTAGTCTAAACAAGAAATCGACCCGTCGAGACGATGGGTCGATGTTTTTCTTTACTGCTTAAGGATAGAGACGGTTCAGCAGACGTGGGAACGGAATCGTTTCCCGAACGTGCTCGACGCCTGTGATCCAAGCGACTGTCCGCTCTAAACCAAGACCGAAACCACTGTGTGGCACAGAACCGTATTGACGTGTTTCAAGATACCATTTATAAGCACCCGTCTCGTCAAGTCCGTGTTTCTTCATCTCCGCGAGAAGTTTCTCATGATCTTCTTCACGTTGTGAACCACCGACGATTTCCCCGTATCCTTCAGGGGCAATCAAATCATCACATAAAACGAAGTCTGGGTTTTCCGGATCTTCTTTCATGTAGAACGGTTTGATCGCTTTTGGCCAGTGCGTGATGAAGACAGGACGTGCGAAGCTGTTCGCGATCGCTGTCTCGTGTGGCGCACCAAAATCATCGCCGAATTCGATATCGTCGAATCCTTGCTCCTTGAGCATGTCAATTGCTTCCGTATACTTGACGCGTGGGAACGGTGCGTTGATATTCTCAAGGACCGTCAAGTCACGACCAAGCAATTCGAGTTCCGCACGACAGTTTTTGAGTGCCGATTGCACGAGGTGCGAAACGTAGTTTTCTTGGACTTCGAGGTTCATCTCGTGGTCGTGGAATGCCATCTCAGGCTCCATCATCCAGAATTCGATCAAGTGACGACGTGTTTTTGATTTTTCAGCACGGAACGTTGGACCGAACGAGAAGACCTTTCCAAGTGCCATTGCTGCCGCTTCCATGTAGAGCTGACCAGATTGTGAAAGGTACGCATCTTCATCGAAATATTTCGTGTGGAACAATTCTGTCGTTCCTTCTGGCGCGCTACCTGTCAAGATTGGTGGATCCACTTTAATGAATCCTTCTTGGTTGAAGAATTCGTACGTCGCTCGAATCAATTCGTTCCGAACGACCATGACCGCATGTTGACGCTTTGAACGCAACCAGAGGTGACGGTTGTCCATCAAGAAATCCGTTCCGTGTGCTTTTGGAGTGATCGGATAATCGACTGCTTCATGGATGAGCTCAATCTTAGAGATTTCCATTTCATGACCGATCGCTGTCCGACCGCCGTCTGATTTGATGACACCTGTCACCCAAAGTGACGATTCCTGCGTTAAGCCTTTTGCTTGTTTGAATAAGTCTTCGCCGACTGTTTCTTTGACGACGACACCCTGCATGAATCCAGAGCCATCCCGAAGCTGGAGGAAGGCGATCTTACCGCTTGAGCGTTTGTTTGCTAACCAACACCCGATCGTCACTTCTTCTCCTACATATTTGTTTACATCTCGAATCATTGCTTTCAACAGTCAACATCCTCTCTCTATTAAACGGCTGTATGTGCCGTGATGAATCCTTCAATCCGGTCGAGTGCTTCTAAGACACGTGCCGGGTCCGTCGCGTAAGATAGGCGGACATAGTCCGGTGCACCAAATCCTGAACCTGGAATCAAGGCGACCTTCGCTTCAGATAAAACAGCTGTACACCAGTCGTCGACATTATCGAATCCACACATCTCAGCAGCTTGCTTTGCATGTGGGAACAAATAGAATGCCCCTTCCGGCTTCAAGCACGTCAATCCTTTGATTTCATTGAGTCGTGCATAGATTTTCTCAAGTCGTTCCTCAAAGATGACACGCATCGCTTCGACCGGTGCATCGCCTTCTGCATACGCAGCAACCGATGCGGCTTGCGCAATCGATGTCGGGTTCGACGTCGAATGGCTCGCTAAGTTTGTCATCGCTGAGATGATTTCCTTCGGTCCGATTGCATACCCAATCCGCCAGCCAGTCATCGCATGGGACTTCGAGACACCATTGATGATGACCGTCCGTTCGCGCATCTCTGGCAAGGACGCGATCGAGATATGTGTCGCACCGTTATAGAGCAACTTTTCATAAATCTCATCACTGATGACGAGTAGATCATGCTTGATCGCAACATCTGCTACCATCTCGAGCTCTTCTTTCGAATAGACCATTCCTGTCGGATTCGATGGTGAATTCAAGACGAGTGCTTTCGTTTTTGGAGTAATGTGTTGCTCGAGCAATTCCCGTGTCACTTTGAAGCGAGACGATTCGTCCGTTTCTAAAATGACCGGTACACCGTCACTGAGTTTAATTTGCTCCGGGTAACTGACCCAGTATGGTGCTGGGACGATGACTTCATCGCCTGGATCAAGAATCGCTTGGAACAACGTCGAAAGTGCATGTTTTGCTCCTGAAGCGACCATGACTTCCGAACGTTCGTATGACATCCATAAGTCCCGGCGTGTTTTTTCGATGATCGCATCCTTCAAGGCAACCGTTCCGCCAGACGGCGTATACTTCGTATCGCCCGCTTCTGCTGCCTCGAATGCTGCTTGGATGATGAATTCCGGTGTATTGAAGTCGGGCTCTCCCGCACCTAAACCGATGATGTCTTGACCTTCTTCACGTAGTGCCTTGGCTTTCGCTGTGATGGCTAGCGTTGTAGATGGTGTCAATTGTCGTACGCGTTTCGATAACATGTCGCCCACTCCCTTTACTTGATTCGTAATCGTTTGATGAAAGAACCTTCTTGATACGTGTAATACGAATAATCATAGCCTGTCGTCGTCTTTGAAACGATCTCGATGACGGCACGATCCTCAAAGCCGTACTTAGCAGACACGATGTCTCCGAGTTCCGGATGATCCGCGATGACCGTTTTGATGGCAATACCATCAGCAACCGGTCGTGCCTCAATCGTTCCTTTTTTCGGAACGAACGCCCGTACCGCCTGTCCGTTCTGCTTCATCGTAAAAACGACATATTGACGTTTCCCGTTAAAGACAGACTCGAACCGGACGTCCGTCGGTTTGAGTTCTTTTTTCAGACGTGCCTCTGCTTGCTCGGCGACGCTCTGTTCCCGGTCTTTTGCCTCAGCAATCGTCACCTGATAAACGGCGGTGCCAAGCACAGTCAAAAGGATGAGTGCACTCAGCAGACCGAGCGTGATTTTCCACTTCATGTGCGGTAGATGGTGAAGACCATCTGCTCCTTGTCTTTTTCATCGAGAGCAAGACCGAACATTAAATCTTCCGTTTTCAGTGTCCGATTCAACAAGTCTACGATTTTATACGTATCCTCATGGCGGTTCACTTTGACGGTCGCAAGTGTTTCAATTTTTGAATCCATCTGTATGTCCTCCCTCATTTTTCTCTATCTATTATAATGCGATAGGGTTTATCTGAATAGACTCAATCGCCATCATTCAAGAACAATTCTAGTTCTGCCGTTAGTTCATCAAGTGGTTTTGATAAAACAGGCACTTTCGGCAGACTCGTAACGAACCGTTTTCCATAACGTGTCGTCTCGATCCGTCGATCGAGTACGAAGACGACACCTCGGTCGTTCGTCGTCCGGATCAAGCGACCAAATCCTTGCTTAAAGCGAATGATGGCTTGCGGTAAACTGTATTCGAAGAATGATGATTTCCCGAGTTTTTCGATCCGTTCCGAACGTGCCTGGACAATCGGTTGGTCCGGTGGTGCAAACGGAAGCCGGACGATGACGAGACAACTGAGGTCATCTCCTGGGATATCGACCCCTTCCCAAAAACTAGCTGTTCCGAACAAGATACAGGCGTCGAGTTGTTTGAATTGTTTCATCAGTCGTTGCCGTGAACCTTGCGTGACCCCTTGCGAGAGTAACGTAAACCGGTCAGGTAGTAACGGCTTCGTCGCTTCATGCGTCAGTCGAAGTAAATCGTTTGACGTAAATAAGACGAGCATCCGCCCTTCCGTCACCTCTGCGATTTGTAAGATGGCTTCTGCAATCGTCTCTGCGAATTCCGGCAATGGCACATCCTGTAGGAGCGGAAGATCCGTCGGAATCATCAATCGCACGTTATCGGCATATCCGAATGGTGACGGAACGACGAATCGACGTGTCTCAAACGCATCAAGTCCTAATCGGTTCTCAATGAATTGGAACTTGTTCGAGACGGTCAACGTCGCAGACGTCAGGATACACGTCCGTTTCGAAAAGACATCGCGACGTAGTCGCTCTGAAATATCGATTGGTTGTGTATACACGCGTGTCAGTTTTCGATTCTTAACGGACGTTTCGATCCAAGATACCGTATCGTCGTGCGGAGCAAGCATTGTCTCGAAGATGGCGAGCTCCGCTTCTTCGATTTGAGACGTGATCGCTTTTAAATCCGCGACGAGTGAACGCTCCCGATAACTCATCTGCTCACGGTGTTCGTGGAATAGTTTATGAATCGCACGGATTGCTTGACGCAAACGACGCAACACTAATTCAACCCGCTTGGCACTCTCTTGAACAGCACGCATCGAACGGTCGAGTCGCTTGAAGCGAATGCTGACCATCCCTTCCCGACGTGCTTTGCGGGAAGCCAGTTCGAGCCCGTACGCTTGAATGATCATCAACAGCCCGTCCGCCTCTTCGAGCAATGTCGTCAACGCCTCATCGACTGTCTCACTATGGGCTTCGACCATCTCGGCGATGTCCCATTCTTCCGACAGATCGAGCAAGCGGTGTAACAATTTTTTGTCGGACGAATATCCGAGTTGTCGGAACAGACGATCAAACGTATGTCCATCAAAGACGAGACCAAAGTGATGACTCGCGACTTCTTCGATCTGGTGCGCCTCATCAAGAATCAACGGACTTCCTTTCGGTAAGACCCCTGCCTCGAATTGAAGGTCACTAAACAACAAGGCGTGGTTCGTAACGATAATCGTCGCATCCTTTGCCTGGCGAATCGCGTGTTGGAAGAAGTCCCGGCTGTACCATGGGTCAAACCGTCCAAGCTGCGATTGGCTATCAGACTGGATCAACTGTTTGATGCCGATATTGCCTTGCGCAGCACCGCCTGGTAAGCTGACTTCTTCTAAATCTCCCGTTTCTGTTTCCGTCAACCAGACGAGCAGAATCGCTTTTGCGAGCGTGAAGTTATAGGCATCCTCTTGATCATTCAAGAAAAATTCGAATTTCCGTAAATCAATGTAGTTACTTCGTCCCTTAAGTAATGCAATCTGGACCGGTGCCTCGAACAGCTGACGCAAGAGCGGTAAATCACGCGCGAACAATTGCTCCTGCAATTGAATCGTGTGCGTACTGACAACGATCGGTACTTCATGTTCGAGTGCGTAATGCGCTGCAGGCACAAGATAACCGAGCGATTTTCCTGTTCCCGTCCCTGCTTCGACGAGCAACGGTGTTTCTTGATCGAGCGATTGATAGACATGACGCATCATCTCGAGCTGCCCACGTCGCTCTTCATATCCTTCGAATAGACGAGGGAACGTGACGGCATTCAATTCATCAACGAATGGTCCAAACGGTTCAAGGACGGGTGGATGTGCCAACCGCTCTATCGTCTGGCGTTTTTCAAAGCGATTTTTCGAAAACGATCGAATCGCTCATCCTCTTCGATACCGACTAAACGAATCGCATGGTCGATTTCCTCTTCGATGGCACTGAACAGGCGCGGTGATAAACGTCTTAAGTGCTTCAATGTCTCAAGCGGCAACGTATGTAGTCGTTTGAGT
This region of Exiguobacterium acetylicum DSM 20416 genomic DNA includes:
- a CDS encoding pyridoxal phosphate-dependent aminotransferase, yielding MLSKRVRQLTPSTTLAITAKAKALREEGQDIIGLGAGEPDFNTPEFIIQAAFEAAEAGDTKYTPSGGTVALKDAIIEKTRRDLWMSYERSEVMVASGAKHALSTLFQAILDPGDEVIVPAPYWVSYPEQIKLSDGVPVILETDESSRFKVTRELLEQHITPKTKALVLNSPSNPTGMVYSKEELEMVADVAIKHDLLVISDEIYEKLLYNGATHISIASLPEMRERTVIINGVSKSHAMTGWRIGYAIGPKEIISAMTNLASHSTSNPTSIAQAASVAAYAEGDAPVEAMRVIFEERLEKIYARLNEIKGLTCLKPEGAFYLFPHAKQAAEMCGFDNVDDWCTAVLSEAKVALIPGSGFGAPDYVRLSYATDPARVLEALDRIEGFITAHTAV
- a CDS encoding YpmA family protein, which codes for MDSKIETLATVKVNRHEDTYKIVDLLNRTLKTEDLMFGLALDEKDKEQMVFTIYRT
- a CDS encoding DnaD domain-containing protein, with the protein product MNHNLVQLFEEGTVVLPKRLFTEAKRLGISFVEFTLIGQLFACRAEGMEMPSPEELSNRLGLSETETIETTLGLLQKGLLAMENVNGSERYSLVPLYEKLMAPPEQETPNFDTINPSVFQQFERELGMMSPFQMEQIIQWLTIENISEELVLAALREAVYHNVRKMTYINQILRTWEREGIKTLEDLAGRGG
- the asnS gene encoding asparagine--tRNA ligase, with the protein product MIRDVNKYVGEEVTIGCWLANKRSSGKIAFLQLRDGSGFMQGVVVKETVGEDLFKQAKGLTQESSLWVTGVIKSDGGRTAIGHEMEISKIELIHEAVDYPITPKAHGTDFLMDNRHLWLRSKRQHAVMVVRNELIRATYEFFNQEGFIKVDPPILTGSAPEGTTELFHTKYFDEDAYLSQSGQLYMEAAAMALGKVFSFGPTFRAEKSKTRRHLIEFWMMEPEMAFHDHEMNLEVQENYVSHLVQSALKNCRAELELLGRDLTVLENINAPFPRVKYTEAIDMLKEQGFDDIEFGDDFGAPHETAIANSFARPVFITHWPKAIKPFYMKEDPENPDFVLCDDLIAPEGYGEIVGGSQREEDHEKLLAEMKKHGLDETGAYKWYLETRQYGSVPHSGFGLGLERTVAWITGVEHVRETIPFPRLLNRLYP
- the dinG gene encoding ATP-dependent DNA helicase DinG; the encoded protein is MAHPPVLEPFGPFVDELNAVTFPRLFEGYEERRGQLEMMRHVYQSLDQETPLLVEAGTGTGKSLGYLVPAAHYALEHEVPIVVSTHTIQLQEQLFARDLPLLRQLFEAPVQIALLKGRSNYIDLRKFEFFLNDQEDAYNFTLAKAILLVWLTETETGDLEEVSLPGGAAQGNIGIKQLIQSDSQSQLGRFDPWYSRDFFQHAIRQAKDATIIVTNHALLFSDLQFEAGVLPKGSPLILDEAHQIEEVASHHFGLVFDGHTFDRLFRQLGYSSDKKLLHRLLDLSEEWDIAEMVEAHSETVDEALTTLLEEADGLLMIIQAYGLELASRKARREGMVSIRFKRLDRSMRAVQESAKRVELVLRRLRQAIRAIHKLFHEHREQMSYRERSLVADLKAITSQIEEAELAIFETMLAPHDDTVSWIETSVKNRKLTRVYTQPIDISERLRRDVFSKRTCILTSATLTVSNKFQFIENRLGLDAFETRRFVVPSPFGYADNVRLMIPTDLPLLQDVPLPEFAETIAEAILQIAEVTEGRMLVLFTSNDLLRLTHEATKPLLPDRFTLLSQGVTQGSRQRLMKQFKQLDACILFGTASFWEGVDIPGDDLSCLVIVRLPFAPPDQPIVQARSERIEKLGKSSFFEYSLPQAIIRFKQGFGRLIRTTNDRGVVFVLDRRIETTRYGKRFVTSLPKVPVLSKPLDELTAELELFLNDGD